A stretch of the Vigna radiata var. radiata cultivar VC1973A chromosome 7, Vradiata_ver6, whole genome shotgun sequence genome encodes the following:
- the LOC106767229 gene encoding dof zinc finger protein DOF5.6: MGFSSLHVCMNSSDQWLQGTIHEECGVDSSSPSADMLPCSRPMTERRVRPSQEQALKCPRCESTHTKFCYYNNYSLSQPRYFCKTCRRYWTKGGTLRNIPVGGGCRKNKKVSTKKHNDHQPAINQNQTQPAGPSYIHNHKDLQHSFLDVQFSHLNNILGTNAGVLGNPNFMDSKYSMGMLENPGHIDFMESGLDGMNMIRGSTRSLDVLENSDMSVGGGGVGLGDMSGYNGLPLNYQGLSSAAFGGMSLDGGISNVGSYIMDSCQRLMLPYDGGHNILNGSVDVKPNPKLLSLEWQDQACSEAEKVSLGYLNGSGSWSGYGSSTTNPLV; the protein is encoded by the exons ATGGGTTTTTCCTCTCTCCATGTCTGCATGAATTCATCAGATCAATGGCTGCAG GGCACAATTCACGAGGAATGTGGGGTGGATTCTTCTTCACCATCTGCCGACATGCTTCCATGCTCGAGACCGATGACAGAGAGGAGGGTAAGACCCTCACAAGAGCAAGCCCTGAAGTGCCCTAGGTGTGAATCAACACACACCAAGTTCTGCTACTACAACAACTACAGTCTCTCTCAGCCCAGGTATTTCTGCAAGACATGTAGAAGGTACTGGACCAAAGGAGGCACTCTCAGGAACATTCCTGTTGGAGGTGGTTGCAGAAAGAACAAGAAAGTTTCAACTAAGAAACACAATGACCACCAACCAGCTATTAATCAAAACCAAACACAACCTGCAGGACCCTCTTATATTCATAATCACAAAGATCTTCAACATTCCTTCTTGGATGTGCAGTTTTCCCACCTCAACAATATACTTGGGACTAATGCTGGGGTACTGGGAAACCCTAATTTCATGGATAGTAAGTATAGCATGGGGATGCTAGAGAACCCTGGGCATATTGACTTCATGGAAAGCGGGTTGGATGGTATGAATATGATTAGGGGTTCAACTAGGAGTTTGGATGTTCTTGAAAATAGTGATATGAGTgtgggtggtggtggtgttgggCTTGGTGATATGAGTGGCTACAATGGATTGCCATTGAATTATCAAGGTCTTTCTAGTGCAGCATTTGGGGGCATGTCCCTTGATGGAGGCATTAGCAATGTCGGAAGTTATATAATGGACTCTTGCCAGAGACTTATGTTGCCCTATGATGGAGGTCATAACATCCTTAACGGTTCAGTTGACGTGAAGCCAAACCCTAAGCTGTTGTCCCTTGAATGGCAAGATCAGGCTTGCTCTGAGGCTGAGAAAGTGTCATTGGGATATCTTAACGGTTCAGGATCATGGAGTGGCTATGGATCTTCAACAACAAACCCTTTGGTCTAG